The following proteins are encoded in a genomic region of Desulfovibrio sp. JC022:
- a CDS encoding HD domain-containing phosphohydrolase gives MNMALKKKECPEIFALKTKDHGQPAVLIVDDNNLNIDLMVEVLKDQYSLQVALDGQRCLELLENFTPDIILLDVMMPGMDGYELCRRLKSNSVTAKIPVIFITARTQEDNEAKGFACGAVDYIAKPISPPVLQARVATHIELSRKQSAFEERINRQVLEIRNSQEDAVFMLGTAGHYNDDDTGVHIWRMADYSKALAKAVLWPVEQQRMIQLAASMHDTGKIGIPDAILKKPGKLTEAEWVEMRKHSELGHRILSLSSCPLFQMAAEIALHHHERWDGSGYPHNLKGEEIPEVARIVAVADVFDALTSSRPYKEAWPVEKAFEYIADSKGHFEPRLAETFLSISDRILEIKEYWAADELKMRMLK, from the coding sequence ATGAATATGGCTTTGAAAAAAAAGGAATGTCCTGAAATTTTTGCATTGAAAACCAAAGATCACGGACAGCCTGCGGTACTCATAGTTGATGACAATAATCTCAATATCGACCTGATGGTTGAGGTTCTTAAGGATCAATACAGTTTGCAGGTCGCCCTGGATGGACAGAGGTGTCTGGAGCTTCTGGAAAATTTTACCCCGGACATCATCCTGCTTGATGTAATGATGCCGGGCATGGACGGATATGAACTATGCAGGAGGCTTAAGAGCAACTCAGTCACGGCGAAGATTCCGGTCATCTTCATCACCGCCAGAACGCAGGAAGATAATGAGGCCAAAGGATTTGCCTGCGGTGCAGTGGATTATATTGCAAAGCCGATCTCTCCGCCCGTGCTTCAGGCCAGAGTTGCCACCCATATTGAACTCAGCCGTAAGCAGAGTGCCTTTGAGGAACGTATAAACCGGCAGGTGCTGGAGATCAGAAATTCTCAGGAGGATGCAGTTTTTATGCTCGGAACTGCCGGGCATTACAATGATGACGATACCGGAGTCCATATCTGGCGTATGGCTGATTATTCTAAAGCTTTGGCCAAAGCGGTGCTCTGGCCGGTTGAACAGCAGCGGATGATTCAGCTGGCGGCTTCCATGCACGATACCGGGAAGATCGGTATTCCTGATGCTATTTTGAAAAAGCCGGGCAAACTGACTGAAGCTGAATGGGTAGAGATGCGCAAACATTCCGAACTGGGGCACAGGATACTTTCGCTTTCCAGCTGTCCTTTGTTCCAAATGGCTGCGGAGATCGCCCTGCATCACCATGAACGCTGGGACGGTAGCGGCTATCCGCATAATCTGAAAGGTGAAGAGATACCGGAAGTTGCCAGAATAGTTGCTGTGGCCGATGTTTTTGACGCACTGACCTCCAGCCGTCCTTACAAGGAGGCGTGGCCGGTAGAGAAGGCTTTTGAATATATAGCCGACAGCAAAGGTCATTTTGAGCCCAGACTGGCTGAAACATTTCTTTCCATTTCTGATCGCATACTGGAAATCAAAGAATACTGGGCTGCTGATGAATTAAAGATGCGTATGCTGAAATAA
- a CDS encoding DUF1987 domain-containing protein yields MKKYMVEGTKSSPAINLDPVRNIFEIRGESYPENCWAFYKPMFEWLENYFANAEHAPIMFDMEILYFNSSSSKTFMDFFDLLDEQSENGREVIVNWRYHEENETAMECGEEFMEDVSSIKFNLVDFGD; encoded by the coding sequence ATGAAAAAATATATGGTCGAAGGGACAAAATCGTCTCCGGCAATTAATCTGGACCCGGTAAGGAATATCTTTGAAATACGGGGTGAATCATACCCGGAAAATTGCTGGGCGTTTTACAAACCCATGTTTGAATGGCTGGAAAATTATTTCGCAAATGCTGAACATGCTCCAATAATGTTCGATATGGAGATTTTATATTTCAACAGCTCGTCCTCCAAGACCTTTATGGATTTCTTCGACCTGCTGGATGAGCAATCTGAAAATGGGCGTGAAGTTATAGTTAACTGGCGTTATCACGAAGAGAATGAAACCGCCATGGAATGCGGAGAGGAGTTTATGGAAGATGTATCCTCCATAAAGTTCAATCTGGTGGACTTCGGAGATTAA
- a CDS encoding sensor domain-containing diguanylate cyclase, whose amino-acid sequence MVNDPFHKEQRLLDKSAAALKDGEGSEVAAKGVLNSLVKGYRKLLRQSRRLVTMGDRMQMTLNEVNRNLTVSEQKFRGIFENVTEGIYRCTAAGEIVEANPALAAMFGYDSPASFVDEVKNIKALFCNPKDYARYQESLETGFSRRLEVTACTPAGKNIWAEISASIMHNSDDSECSGIVGVLTDITERRSMMEELCRLARTDSMTGLWNRGYFMELGNREVLRSIRNMEACSMLLIDVDFFKKVNDRYGHDVGDKVLIELAGIMSDSVRETDLVARIGGEEFVALLPGTSMGEARNVAGRMAQNVRKTVIETGKDEFSITISMGLSTLCLGDDLERIMKNADIALYAAKKKGRDRVEEYRDNSTRIYDIVQSEAGGEVQPQ is encoded by the coding sequence ATGGTTAATGATCCCTTTCATAAAGAACAGCGTTTGCTCGATAAATCCGCAGCTGCCTTAAAAGACGGAGAAGGCAGCGAGGTGGCGGCAAAGGGTGTCCTGAATTCTCTGGTCAAGGGTTACCGCAAGCTGCTTCGTCAGAGCAGGCGTTTGGTCACCATGGGTGATCGCATGCAGATGACCCTGAATGAAGTAAACCGCAACCTTACGGTCAGTGAACAGAAATTTCGCGGTATATTTGAAAATGTTACCGAGGGAATTTATCGCTGCACCGCAGCCGGAGAGATTGTCGAAGCCAATCCTGCTCTGGCCGCCATGTTCGGCTACGACAGTCCTGCCTCTTTTGTGGACGAAGTAAAGAATATCAAAGCTCTGTTCTGTAATCCCAAAGATTATGCCCGCTATCAGGAGTCTCTTGAGACCGGGTTTTCCAGACGTTTGGAGGTTACCGCCTGCACCCCGGCAGGGAAAAACATCTGGGCGGAGATAAGTGCCAGCATCATGCATAATTCCGATGACAGTGAATGCTCGGGCATTGTCGGTGTCCTCACAGATATAACCGAACGCAGGAGTATGATGGAAGAACTCTGCCGTCTGGCCCGTACCGACAGCATGACCGGACTTTGGAACCGGGGCTATTTCATGGAACTTGGCAACCGGGAGGTCCTGCGCAGCATCCGCAATATGGAAGCCTGCTCCATGCTGCTTATCGATGTGGATTTTTTCAAGAAAGTTAATGACCGCTACGGACACGATGTCGGCGACAAGGTCTTGATAGAGCTGGCAGGCATCATGTCCGATTCAGTGCGTGAGACTGATCTGGTGGCCCGGATCGGGGGCGAGGAATTCGTTGCTTTGCTTCCGGGGACAAGCATGGGCGAAGCCCGCAATGTGGCCGGGCGGATGGCTCAAAATGTCCGTAAGACTGTCATTGAGACCGGAAAAGATGAATTCAGCATCACTATCAGCATGGGGCTTTCAACTCTGTGCCTTGGCGATGATCTCGAACGGATCATGAAGAACGCGGATATCGCCCTTTACGCCGCCAAGAAAAAAGGGAGAGACCGCGTGGAGGAGTATCGGGACAACAGCACCCGGATTTACGATATTGTACAAAGCGAAGCGGGCGGGGAGGTCCAGCCGCAATGA
- a CDS encoding SiaB family protein kinase, translating into MSMELYSYYQEMQKQGTILYFNGPVSQTVVEGIAELLRDKLRADETGMGSVQRVFAVLVEQMQNIVRYSAERIEGNKGFDGEIAFGTLMVGHEEEDGSYYIACGNRVKTAESTEIARRVDILQGMNKDELKAYYKECRKKKSPDSVKGAGLGFIDMARKSSRPLDYSITPIDGENSFFMMKVVTV; encoded by the coding sequence ATGTCTATGGAATTATATTCATATTATCAGGAAATGCAGAAACAGGGGACAATCCTATATTTCAACGGCCCGGTTTCACAGACTGTGGTTGAAGGGATTGCCGAATTGCTGCGGGACAAGCTGCGTGCGGATGAAACCGGCATGGGCTCTGTGCAGAGGGTTTTTGCCGTTCTGGTGGAGCAGATGCAGAACATCGTGCGTTACTCCGCTGAAAGGATTGAAGGCAATAAAGGATTCGACGGCGAAATAGCCTTCGGAACACTCATGGTCGGCCACGAGGAGGAAGACGGCAGTTACTATATCGCCTGCGGCAACCGGGTGAAAACTGCCGAGAGTACGGAAATCGCCAGAAGGGTTGATATTCTCCAGGGGATGAACAAGGATGAGCTGAAGGCCTACTATAAAGAGTGCAGGAAGAAAAAGAGCCCCGACAGTGTGAAAGGTGCCGGGCTTGGTTTTATAGATATGGCCCGCAAATCCTCCCGCCCTCTGGACTATTCAATAACTCCCATAGATGGTGAAAATTCTTTTTTCATGATGAAAGTCGTGACTGTTTAG
- a CDS encoding SpoIIE family protein phosphatase has protein sequence MSHLVSFLNYLMNWSVQRKMLIIMFLFTILGPLGLLIAIEMKGARYASGVLMGILSLTVLLLIPFSRWISRIVALKSINEMNDHCNRLKGGDYSFVEEPPAEVEGHDFINLKRNMFWMGYAIAARERKLADAKSRLAEAKQQIDESIEYASFIQTAFLPGIKGLQKSLPRSFLLWQQRDSVGGDSYWFKEWGKGFFVGVVDCTGHGVPGAFMTLIVQSLLDRSSTVQSASPAEVLGNMNRQIKEALGQHDKESGSDDGMDCALCYLDPVNKKMIFAGANNPLYIADNEGVRMIKGDRCGLGYVRSPRDFVFTDHELELHSGMRFYLTTDGITDQIGGKKGFPFGKRRLMRFFEENIDSSIAAQGESLGRALVDYQGRESRRDDVTVLGFEII, from the coding sequence ATGAGTCATTTAGTCAGTTTTTTGAATTACCTGATGAATTGGTCCGTGCAGCGCAAGATGCTCATCATTATGTTTTTATTTACCATTCTCGGGCCTCTTGGCTTGCTCATAGCGATTGAAATGAAAGGGGCCAGATATGCCAGCGGTGTGCTCATGGGCATTCTCAGCCTCACGGTCCTGTTGTTGATTCCTTTTTCCCGCTGGATAAGCCGCATTGTGGCTTTGAAATCCATTAATGAAATGAATGACCATTGTAACAGGCTTAAAGGGGGAGATTACTCTTTTGTTGAAGAGCCTCCCGCAGAAGTGGAAGGTCATGATTTCATCAATCTTAAGCGCAACATGTTCTGGATGGGCTATGCCATTGCGGCCAGAGAGCGGAAACTGGCCGACGCAAAAAGCAGACTGGCTGAAGCCAAGCAGCAGATTGATGAAAGTATTGAGTACGCGAGCTTTATTCAGACTGCTTTCCTGCCCGGTATCAAGGGGTTGCAAAAGTCTTTACCCCGGAGTTTTTTGCTTTGGCAGCAGCGTGACAGTGTCGGCGGCGACTCTTACTGGTTCAAGGAATGGGGGAAAGGTTTTTTTGTAGGAGTTGTTGATTGTACCGGGCATGGTGTTCCCGGAGCCTTCATGACCCTGATTGTGCAGTCGCTTTTAGACCGTTCGTCCACTGTGCAATCGGCCAGCCCGGCTGAAGTTCTGGGCAACATGAACAGGCAGATCAAGGAAGCCCTCGGCCAGCACGATAAAGAGTCCGGGTCTGATGACGGTATGGATTGCGCTCTTTGCTATCTGGACCCGGTAAATAAAAAAATGATTTTTGCAGGGGCAAACAATCCGCTTTACATTGCGGACAATGAGGGTGTCCGGATGATTAAGGGAGATCGTTGCGGGCTTGGCTATGTCCGCTCACCCCGTGATTTTGTTTTTACGGATCATGAACTGGAACTGCATTCAGGTATGCGCTTTTACCTGACCACTGACGGGATTACCGATCAGATAGGCGGGAAAAAGGGTTTCCCGTTTGGAAAGCGCAGACTGATGCGATTTTTTGAGGAAAATATTGATTCGTCTATTGCTGCGCAGGGCGAGTCTCTTGGAAGGGCTTTGGTTGACTACCAGGGCCGTGAATCGCGCCGGGACGATGTTACCGTTCTGGGCTTTGAAATTATCTGA